One bacterium genomic window, GAACCGCATTACATACATCAGGAACGCTGCACCAAATGCGGCGCCTGCGAAGCGGTATGCAAGTTTGACGCAATTGAGGTGGCATAGATGAGTACAGTCACAATTACAATCAATGGCAAAATCGTCCGCGCTCAGGAAGGCGAGTACTTACTCGGTGTACTGAAGCGCGAGAAGATCGACGTCCCTGCACTATGCCATCACGAAGCCGTCGAACCATATGGTGGTTGCCGTCTCTGCACAGTCGAAGTCACCAAAGCCGAATGGAAGGGCTGGAGTGACCACGTCGTTTCGTGTCTCTATCCGGTTGCTGAAGGCTTAATCATACAGACACATTCGCCCAAGGTCATTGAACTTCGCAAGACCTTGCTTGATCTATATCTTGCACGTCATCCTCAGACCAAACTGATTCAGGACATGGCGGCTGATCACGGCGTAACTCAGACGAGTTATCAAACCGTTCCTGAACCAAATGACTGCATACTCTGCGGTATCTGTGTCCGTATCTGTGATCGCATGGGATTCTCGGCAATCTCCGCCGTTAATCGGGGACATGGTCGTGAAATTGCGCCGCCGCTTCATGAAGCACCGCCAGATTGCGTCGGTTGTCTTGCGTGCGCGTTGAACTGTCCGACCGGCTATATCAAATATGAAGATAACGGATTCAAGCGCACGATCTGGAAACGCGAGTTTGAAGTTCTTCGCGATGCGAAAACCGGAGCGCCGACCATCACTAAAGAGTTCTCTGAATATCTCGTGAAAAATCGGGCGATCCCGCAAGAGTACTTCAAGCACAATGACGAATCGCACCGCAAAGAGACGGCGATCAACATGGGCAAAATCGTTCAATGGAATCGCGAGGTGTCGTCATGAAAATGCAGTATCAGGTAATACCGCATCTTTGCATTGGTTGCCGCACTTGCGAACTTGCTTGTTCATTCACGCATTCACAAAACGGTAAACCGGGACGTAGTCGGATTTATCCGCTCGACGCCGGCCACAAAGAAATGTGGGTACCGGTAGTTTGCTTGCAGTGCGAGGATCCAGCTTGTGTCAAATCTTGTCTCGTCGATGCCATCAAGATGAATCCTGCCACCGGCGCCTACGAGATCGATCACGAAGTCTGTGTTCGTTGTATGGCTTGCGTCGCGGCGTGTCCCTTTGGTTGCTCGTTACTCGATCAACAACACAACGAAGTGATCAAATGCGACTTGTGTGGCGGTGACCCAGCCTGTGCTCACTTCTGTCCGACCAAAGCTCTGGTTTACAAACCGCTGCCATAAACACCGATTTCAATACATCACAATCTTAATCGCGACTGTCTTGTATGGTCGCGATTTCTGCTTCTAACTTGTCATCAATCTGTCGACATAATCAGTAGGGATATTGGACAATTGGAATGAATCGTCAAAGGCTCTGTACATTAGTCTGCGCGTGCGAAATCGCGGGGTTCGCTGTTGCCATCGCACTATCTTGGCTTGGCGAGATCATTGACATTCCTCACATCGCATTCAATTTCGAAGCAACGCCCATCAACTATGTCGAAAGCCTGTGCGAGACGGGTATGAATCTCGTACTGCTAACTTTCGTGCTATTGGTTACTCGAAGATTGTTTAAGAAGATTCACCATCTTGAAGGCATGCTCGCAGTCTGCTCATTCTGCAAGAAAATTCGCGTCAAGGACGAGTGGGTACCAATCGAAACGTACATTCAGCACAACTCCGAAGCGACATTCACTCACAGCTATTGTCCGGAATGTGTTCGCAAGAATTTTGGCGAGCTTTTTGAAAGTAGCGAAAAAACTGAACCAACCATCCCTAAGTCCGAGACAACAGCAATAGCCTAGTCGTCCAAGTCCGCTAGAATCCGCTTCCACCACAACTCCACAATTTCCGGGTCGCCATACCACGGATGGCCGATGCGA contains:
- a CDS encoding (2Fe-2S)-binding protein, whose product is MSTVTITINGKIVRAQEGEYLLGVLKREKIDVPALCHHEAVEPYGGCRLCTVEVTKAEWKGWSDHVVSCLYPVAEGLIIQTHSPKVIELRKTLLDLYLARHPQTKLIQDMAADHGVTQTSYQTVPEPNDCILCGICVRICDRMGFSAISAVNRGHGREIAPPLHEAPPDCVGCLACALNCPTGYIKYEDNGFKRTIWKREFEVLRDAKTGAPTITKEFSEYLVKNRAIPQEYFKHNDESHRKETAINMGKIVQWNREVSS
- a CDS encoding 4Fe-4S dicluster domain-containing protein, yielding MKMQYQVIPHLCIGCRTCELACSFTHSQNGKPGRSRIYPLDAGHKEMWVPVVCLQCEDPACVKSCLVDAIKMNPATGAYEIDHEVCVRCMACVAACPFGCSLLDQQHNEVIKCDLCGGDPACAHFCPTKALVYKPLP